Within the Vibrio tasmaniensis genome, the region TTGCTGGATTGGTGCACCTTTAGGGAACTTCACATAGATGATTTGGTTCGGCGGCGGCGGCGGTACGTGGATACATGCGCCAAAGTATGGCACTAGCAGAAACTCAGTGATCATATTCTCATCGCCTTCCAACGGAATCACAAAGCCAGGAATCTTAACTGTGCTGCCATTCAACTCCGGACGAACAGCGCCAAGTGTCGACTGTTGAGGTTTGTCCATACTGTCGTGGTTAACCATCGGCATGCCAAATGAGTCGAGTTGTGCTCGCTCTGACTCTGGAATCAAGTCAATCCAATCGAGGGTTAATACCGATTCGTCAGTCTGAGTGGTGTCAGCGTGAGCTGTGCTGATAAATGGGAACATAAGTAACCCAAGTATCAGTAAGAATTTGCGTTGCATCGTAGGTTCCTATTTTAGATTCGAATAGTCATGCCATCAGACAATGACTGACGGTAAGCCCTGAAAGCGGGAATAAAGCCGATAATGATTCCGGCAACTTGCACCAACATAAGCAGTTTCCACTCATGAGGTGTGATTGCGGATATCGATATGTTGATACCATAACTTTGTTGCACAATAGGAGCAACCACTGCAATTAACGCAAACAACACGGCAACACCTAATGTGATGCCAAGGAAGGTCAGGGCACTTGCTTCACTGATAAGTAAACCAAACACATGACGAGGTCTTGCTCCCATAGCACGAAGAATGGCCATCTCTCGGCGTCTTTCTTGCAAACTAGTGAGTAGGCTACTGAGCATGCCCAATAATCCCGCGATTACAACAAACCCTGAAACAATCAGTAGTGCTTGTTCTGCTACGGCCATCATTCCCCACAATTCGTGAAGCGCAATACCCGGCATAATGGCGCTCAAAGGTTCTTGGCGGTAGGTGTTGATTTCTCTTTGCAGTGCAAAAGTTTGGATCTTCGATTTAAGGCCAACCATCATCGCGGTAATCTGCTTAGGTTGGAAGTCACGTTGCTTTAGCGCTTCAGCATTCGGCGTGTGGCCTAGGTTGGCACCCGATTCCCAGCCAACGTGAATCGCTTCAATGGCCTCTAACGAAACATGCACCGTTTTATCTACCGGTGTGCCGGTTGGTGCGAGTATTCCCACAATGGTAAAGGGCAGGTTATCGTGGCGGCTGAAGGCTACGTCACTGATGCCATGAGCAAGAATGATGTGGTCACCGATTTTGTAATCTAGCTTCTTCGCGACATCGGCACCAATCACGACATCAAATAGCTGATTGAACTCTTTGCCTTGCTGAAAAGTAAGTGGTTGCTTACTTCCATAGCGATAATTCTCGAAGTAGCTATGGTTCGTGCCCATTACGCGGAAGCCTTTATGTGAGTCACCCAATGAGATTGGGATCGCCCACTTTACAGCGTTGTGCTGGCTAAATTCTTCATAGCTTTTCCAGTCGATGTTGTTGGTCGCATTACCGATTCTAAATACGGAATAAAGCAGCAGGTTTACCTGACCAGAGCGGCCACCGACGATAAGGTCAGTACCTGAAATCGTATTAGCAAAGCTGCTCTTAGCTTCGGTTCTTACACGTTCCACACCGAGTAATAGAATCACTGACACTGCCACGGTGAGAATGGTCAGAATGGCGGT harbors:
- a CDS encoding DUF3299 domain-containing protein — its product is MQRKFLLILGLLMFPFISTAHADTTQTDESVLTLDWIDLIPESERAQLDSFGMPMVNHDSMDKPQQSTLGAVRPELNGSTVKIPGFVIPLEGDENMITEFLLVPYFGACIHVPPPPPNQIIYVKFPKGAPIQQLWDVVYLVGTLKTESISHDLAQTGYLIEGTAIEEYDDM
- a CDS encoding ABC transporter permease, whose translation is MKVITHLALKSVLNRKATAILTILTVAVSVILLLGVERVRTEAKSSFANTISGTDLIVGGRSGQVNLLLYSVFRIGNATNNIDWKSYEEFSQHNAVKWAIPISLGDSHKGFRVMGTNHSYFENYRYGSKQPLTFQQGKEFNQLFDVVIGADVAKKLDYKIGDHIILAHGISDVAFSRHDNLPFTIVGILAPTGTPVDKTVHVSLEAIEAIHVGWESGANLGHTPNAEALKQRDFQPKQITAMMVGLKSKIQTFALQREINTYRQEPLSAIMPGIALHELWGMMAVAEQALLIVSGFVVIAGLLGMLSSLLTSLQERRREMAILRAMGARPRHVFGLLISEASALTFLGITLGVAVLFALIAVVAPIVQQSYGINISISAITPHEWKLLMLVQVAGIIIGFIPAFRAYRQSLSDGMTIRI